A section of the Marinoscillum sp. 108 genome encodes:
- a CDS encoding ATP-binding protein, with product MNNIKSVSHHHLSMLESFPCATVVIDDKGEIHYANHQVRELFGHDPNGLVGQTLETLIPPKFGKSQIDNLVSDIRDQPLSQLKNTVLHGNHIDGQEFPVKVKLTTLPIEFGGLVAAVISDESRKVNIENELIRKNHLLNFAEEIVGMGHWQWDLRTNDVIWSDNLYKVFGRNEEGGLKYDTYFSYVHPDDIEYVTERVQTSIADKKFHHFFHKILLRDGRVKTIHLVGQIFTNDNDEVIEMVGTCQDVTENLKNEELLRNASILEAKSTEMEQFAYIASHDLRHPLLTIINYIKAFDEDFGHSLTDEAKEYLNSISQSADRMDKLITGLLEYARLSQKKQRETVDCNEVVKDVIKDLSATIEKQDARIITDPLPVIDGYEMEMHQLFQNIILNAIKFRKKKITPVIHIKSQKMETGEGYLFEINDNGIGIPEKDLGKIFSIFRRLHENEEFEGYGLGLANCKKIVELHHGKIWAQSEVGIGSSFYFTIKT from the coding sequence ATGAACAATATCAAAAGTGTCAGCCATCATCACCTTTCCATGTTGGAATCTTTTCCCTGTGCCACGGTCGTCATAGATGATAAAGGTGAAATTCACTACGCCAACCATCAGGTGAGGGAACTCTTTGGCCATGATCCAAATGGCCTTGTAGGACAGACGCTTGAGACCCTTATTCCCCCTAAGTTTGGTAAGAGTCAAATAGACAATCTGGTAAGTGACATCCGTGACCAACCTCTCAGCCAATTGAAAAACACAGTTCTTCATGGCAATCACATTGATGGCCAAGAATTTCCGGTGAAAGTAAAATTAACCACCCTACCAATTGAATTTGGGGGATTGGTGGCTGCGGTCATAAGTGATGAAAGTCGGAAAGTGAACATTGAGAATGAATTGATCAGGAAGAACCACCTCCTGAATTTTGCGGAAGAGATCGTGGGAATGGGTCATTGGCAATGGGATCTTCGAACCAATGACGTCATATGGTCGGATAATCTATACAAAGTCTTTGGCAGAAATGAGGAAGGAGGGCTCAAATATGATACTTACTTTAGCTACGTTCACCCTGATGACATAGAGTATGTCACTGAGCGGGTTCAAACCTCTATCGCAGACAAAAAATTTCATCATTTTTTTCACAAGATCTTACTCAGGGATGGCAGGGTGAAAACCATCCATTTGGTGGGTCAAATTTTCACCAATGACAATGATGAAGTCATAGAAATGGTAGGAACATGCCAGGATGTGACCGAAAACCTGAAGAATGAAGAGCTATTGAGAAATGCTTCGATATTAGAAGCCAAAAGCACGGAAATGGAGCAATTTGCCTATATCGCTTCTCATGACCTCAGACACCCCTTATTGACGATCATCAATTACATCAAAGCATTTGACGAAGATTTTGGTCATTCCCTGACCGATGAAGCTAAAGAATACCTTAACTCCATCAGCCAATCAGCCGACCGAATGGACAAACTCATCACGGGCCTGCTGGAATACGCCAGGCTCAGCCAAAAGAAACAACGCGAAACGGTAGATTGCAACGAAGTAGTAAAAGATGTAATCAAGGACCTAAGTGCTACCATCGAAAAACAGGATGCAAGAATCATCACTGATCCGCTACCTGTTATAGACGGCTACGAAATGGAAATGCACCAACTTTTTCAAAACATCATCCTCAACGCCATTAAGTTTCGAAAGAAGAAGATCACGCCGGTCATCCATATCAAATCTCAAAAAATGGAAACCGGAGAGGGCTATCTCTTTGAAATAAATGATAACGGGATTGGAATCCCTGAAAAAGATTTAGGTAAAATTTTTTCTATCTTTAGAAGACTTCATGAAAATGAGGAATTTGAAGGATACGGTCTGGGTCTAGCCAATTGCAAAAAAATTGTCGAACTTCACCATGGAAAAATATGGGCCCAATCAGAAGTTGGAATTGGAAGCTCATTCTATTTTACAATAAAAACCTAA